Proteins encoded together in one Astatotilapia calliptera chromosome 7, fAstCal1.2, whole genome shotgun sequence window:
- the crybb1 gene encoding beta-crystallin B1, with translation MSQTAKSASSQGTDAKDKGAPAPAASSKATKTGEPGMGSFRIMLFDQENFQGRMMEVQNECMNVCDRGMDRVRSIIVECGPFVAFEQTNFRGEMFILEKGEYPRWDTWSNSYRSDCLMSLRPIRMDSMEHKICLYELSDFKGNKMEIQEDDVPTLWAHGFCDRVGSVRVPGGAWVGYQYPGYRGYQYLFECGDYRHYNDFCAFQPQIQSMRRIRDMQFHQRGCFTFTSASK, from the exons ATGTCTCAGACTGCCAAGTCCGCCTCCAGCCAGGGCACTGATGCCAAGGACAAGGGAGCCCCAGCTCCAGCTGCCTCCAGCAAGGCCACCAAGACTGGCGAGCCTGGCATGGGATCCTTCAGA ATCATGCTGTTCGACCAGGAGAACTTCCAGGGCAGGATGATGGAGGTCCAGAATGAGTGTATGAACGTGTGTGACCGTGGCATGGATAGAGTGCGTAGTATCATTGTGGAGTGTGGCCC CTTTGTTGCCTTTGAGCAGACTAACTTCCGTGGGGAGATGTTCATCCTGGAGAAGGGAGAGTATCCTCGCTGGGATACCTGGAGCAACTCCTACCGCAGCGACTGCCTCATGTCCCTCAGGCCCATCCGAATG GACAGCATGGAGCACAAGATCTGCCTGTATGAGCTCTCTGACTTCAAGGGCAACAAGATGGAGATCCAGGAGGACGATGTGCCCACACTCTGGGCGCATGGCTTCTGCGACAGAGTGGGCAGCGTGAGGGTGCCAGGAGGAGC GTGGGTGGGTTACCAGTACCCTGGATACAGAGGCTACCAGTACCTGTTTGAGTGCGGTGACTACAGACACTACAATGACTTCTGCGCCTTCCAGCCCCAGATCCAGTCCATGCGCCGCATCAGGGACATGCAGTTCCACCAGAGAGGATGCTTCACCTTCACCTCCGCCAGCAAGTGA